In Brassica rapa cultivar Chiifu-401-42 chromosome A06, CAAS_Brap_v3.01, whole genome shotgun sequence, a single window of DNA contains:
- the LOC103875280 gene encoding nudix hydrolase 13, mitochondrial isoform X2 produces MSNLSARTGRDRQRYDNNFRLVSGCIPYRLVKDEEDSSVDLENKLQVLMVSSPNRHDLVFPKGGWEDDETVLEAASREAMEEAGVKGILREDPLGVWEFRSKSSCEEAECCGGCKGYMFALEVKEELAAWPEQENRERRWLNVKEALELCRYEWMQSALEEFLRVMTEDGSTKEESLSPSGISKRGERQFDSRYCFVVN; encoded by the exons ATGTCGAATCTTTCAGCACGTACAGGACGAGACCGTCAACGTTATGACAACAACTTCCGTCTTGTTTCTGG ATGCATTCCGTATAGACTGGTGAAAGATGAAGAGGACTCAAGTGTTGACCTTGAAAACAAGCTTCAAGTTCTCATGGTTTCATCTCCTAACCGACACGATCTTGTCTTCCCaaag GGAGGATGGGAAGATGATGAAACTGTTCTTGAAGCTGCTTCTCGTGAAGCCATGGAAGAAGCAGGAGTTAAAGGAATACTAAGA GAAGATCCATTAGGAGTTTGGGAATTTAGAAGCAAGAGTAGTTGTGAGGAAGCTGAATGTTGTGGTGGATGCAAAGGTTACATGTTTGCTTTAGAGGTTAAGGAAGAACTTGCGGCATGGCCAGAGCAAGAAAACCGCGAGAGGAGATGG ctgaatgttaaagaagcttTGGAACTGTGTCGGTATGAGTGGATGCAGAGTGCTCTTGAAGAGTTTCTAAGAGTAATGACAGAAGATGGAAGTACAAAAGAAGAGTCTCTTTCCCCTTCAGGCATTTCAAAGCGAGGAGAACGTCAATTCGATTCTCGGTACTGCTTTGTAGTTAACTAG
- the LOC103875279 gene encoding nodulation receptor kinase — protein sequence MSAIPAAAIGGAVGALVLIALSFFLIWFCIFRRKNASRTSDETGSSDPSTQGRNVAIELSMREARRFEMEELAQATKSFTNKSLIGIGKFGEVYKGLLQDGVLVAIKKRPGLPTQEFVNEVRYLSSINHRNLVTLLGYCQESNTQFLVYEYVPNGSVSSHLYGDGGKVPGNRLEFRNRLAISIGAAKGLAHLHSLSPRLIHKDFKTANVLVDENFIAKVADAGVRNFLGREDVGTSSNVVADQIFLSPEVQEFRRFSEKSDVYAFGVFLLELVSGREASEPSPSSSTQTLVEWMQSITDYTEIPGMIDERLGGTYTAEGVEEVITLTLTCLDVSSEKRPTMSYVVTELERILDKEVSLTTVMGEGTPTVTLGSQLFK from the exons ATGTCAGCAATTCCTGCAGCAGCCATTGGAGGTGCTGTTGGAGCTCTTGTCTTGATTGCTCTTTCGTTTTTTCTCATATGGTTTTGCATCTTCCGCCGCAAGAATGCGTCCAGAACTTCTGATGAGACAGGCTCTTCTGATCCATCTACTCAAG GAAGAAACGTTGCGATTGAGTTGTCAATGAGAGAAGCTAGAAGGTTTGAAATGGAGGAGCTTGCTCAAGCCACCAAGAGTTTCACCAATAAAAGCCTTATCGGTATTGGCAAGTTCGGAGAGGTTTACAAAGGTCTGCTTCAAGACGGTGTTCTTGTCGCTATCAAGAAAAGACCCGGCTTGCCTACACAAGAGTTCGTCAACGAG GTTCGTTATCTTTCGTCTATCAATCATCGTAACCTTGTTACTCTTTTGGGTTATTGCCAAGAAAGCAACACGCAGTTTCTTGTCTACGAGTATGTTCCTAACGGAAGTGTTTCCAGTCACCTGTACG GTGATGGTGGTAAAGTACCTGGTAATAGGCTAGAGTTCAGAAACAGGCTTGCTATATCTATAGGAGCAGCTAAAG GCTTGGCACATCTCCACTCGCTGAGTCCTAGACTGATACACAAGGACTTCAAAACAGCTAATGTTCTTGTGGATGAGAACTTCATTGCTAAAGTTGCGGATGCAGGAGTCCGCAATTTCCTGGGAAGAGAGGATGTTGGTACATCGTCCAACGTTGTTGCAGACCAGATCTTCCTCTCCCCTGA GGTTCAAGAGTTCAGAAGATTTTCAGAGAAAAGTGATGTCTATGCTTTTGGGGTGTTCCTCTTGGAGTTAGTAAGTGGGAGAGAAGCATCAGAACCATCTCCTTCAAGCTCAACACAAACTCTTGTCGAATGG ATGCAAAGCATAACGGATTACACTGAGATACCAGGAATGATCGATGAGAGACTAGGTGGTACATACACAGCAGAAGGAGTGGAGGAGGTTATTACACTGACATTGACGTGTCTTGATGTCTCAAGTGAGAAGAGACCAACAATGAGTTATGTTGTGACAGAACTGGAGAGGATATTGGACAAAGAAGTGAGCTTGACAACAGTCATGGGTGAAGGTACCCCTACTGTTACTCTTGGAAGTCAGCTTTTtaaatga
- the LOC103875273 gene encoding transcription factor ICE1 encodes MVLDGNGGGVWLGGGGGGGGGERVQEEENEEASWGRNQEDGGQFKPMLEGGGDWFTSNQPHPQDLQMLQSQQDFRFLGGFGFNPNDNLLLLQHSMDSSSSCSPSQAFSLDPSQASFLAAANNKSCLLNVVPSSANPFDNAFEFGSDSGFLNQIQAPVSMGFGSLTQLGSSVPDFLSARSLLPPENNNATPLCGGGGGGFTPLELEGFGSPASFVGSRPKVLKPLEVLASSGAQPTLFQKRAAMRQSSGSKMGNSESSGMRRLSDDGDMDETGVEVSGLNYESDELNESGKASESVQNGGGKGKKKGMPAKNLMAERRRRKKLNDRLYMLRSVVPKISKMDRASILGDAIDYLKELLQRINDLHNELESTPTGSLPPTSSSFHPLTPTPQTLSCRVKEELCPSSLPSPKGQQARVEVRLREGRAVNIHMFCGRRPGLLLATMKALDNLGLDVQQAVISCFNGFALDVFRAEQCQEGQEILPDQIKAVLFDTAGYAGMI; translated from the exons ATGGTTCTCGACGGAAACGGCGGTGGTGTATGGTtaggcggcggcggcggcggcggaggaggagaaCGGGTGCAGGAGGAGGAGAACGAGGAAGCTTCGTGGGGGAGGAATCAAGAAGACGGTGGTCAGTTCAAGCCTATGCTTGAAGGTGGTGGTGATTGGTTTACTAGTAACCAACCACATCCACAAGATCTCCAGATGCTACAGAGCCAGCAAGACTTCAGATTCCTCGGTGGGTTTGGTTTCAACCCCAACgacaatcttcttcttcttcaacactCCATGGACTCGTCTTCTTCCTGCTCTCCCTCTCAGGCTTTTAGCCTCGACCCCTCTCAAGCTTCGTTCTTGGCTGCTGCTAACAACAAGTCTTGTCTCCTCAACGTTGTTCCTTCCTCCGCAAACCCTTTTGACAATGCCTTCGAGTTCGGGTCGGATTCTGGTTTCCTTAACCAAATCCAAGCTCCGGTTTCGATGGGGTTCGGTTCGTTGACGCAGCTGGGGAGCTCTGTCCCTGACTTCTTATCTGCCCGGTCGCTTCTCCCGCCGGAAAACAACAACGCAACACCCTTATGCGGAGGTGGAGGAGGTGGGTTCACGCCGTTGGAGCTGGAAGGGTTTGGGAGTCCAGCGAGCTTTGTCGGGAGCAGACCGAAAGTTCTGAAGCCTTTAGAGGTGTTGGCGTCGTCTGGTGCGCAGCCTACTTTGTTCCAGAAACGTGCAGCCATGCGTCAGAGCTCTGGAAGCAAGATGGGGAACTCGGAGAGCTCGGGGATGAGGAGGCTGAGCGATGATGGAGATATGGATGAGACTGGGGTTGAGGTTTCAGGGCTCAACTATGAGTCTGATGAGCTGAACGAGAGCGGTAAAGCTTCTGAGAGTGTTCAGAACGGAGGAGGTAAAGGGAAGAAGAAAGGGATGCCTGCTAAGAATCTGATGGCTGAGAGGAGAAGGAGGAAGAAGCTTAATGATAGGCTTTACATGCTTAGATCAGTTGTCCCCAAGATCAGCAAA ATGGATAGAGCATCAATACTTGGGGATGCAATTGATTATCTAAAGGAGCTATTACAAAGGATCAATGATCTTCACAACGAACTTGAGTCAACTCCAACTGGATCTTTGCCTCCAACTTCATCAAGCTTCCATCCATTAACTCCCACACCTCAGACTCTCTCTTGCCGTGTCAAGGAAGAGTTGTGTCCCTCTTCTTTGCCAAGCCCTAAAGGCCAGCAAGCAAGA GTTGAAGTTAGATTAAGGGAAGGAAGAGCAGTGAACATTCACATGTTCTGTGGTCGTAGACCTGGTCTGTTGCTAGCTACCATGAAGGCCTTGGATAATCTTGGATTGGATGTTCAGCAAGCCGTCATCAGCTGTTTCAACGGGTTTGCCTTGGATGTTTTCCGCGCTGAG CAATGCCAAGAAGGACAAGAGATATTGCCTGATCAAATCAAAGCAGTGCTTTTCGATACAGCGGGATACGCTGGTATGATCTGA
- the LOC103875278 gene encoding protein COFACTOR ASSEMBLY OF COMPLEX C SUBUNIT B CCB1, chloroplastic — MATKLFSPSLSCPWMTSRDVVIKGRRGDFVTKRNRVSPVTAMVVEPLSAVSSSAVQIHQWWEQSPNSLLLLAETGGGYSLASYYTSLGLFVISVPGLWSLIKRSVKSKIVRKTFVVGEGEGVKKEPKQVAGEILSFFTRKNFNITDRGETITFEGTMVPSRGQAALLTFCTCISLASVGLVLTITVPDFGNNWFFITILSPLAGAYYWKKASRKEEIKVKMMVGENGKLNEVVVQGDDVQVEEMRKELQFSEKGMVYVKGLFERS; from the exons ATGGCGACGAAGCTGTTTTCTCCGTCGTTGTCTTGTCCGTGGATGACTTCAAGAGATGTTGTAATCAAAGGGAGGAGAGGGGACTTTGTCACGAAACGAAACAGAGTCTCCCCTGTTACAGCCATGGTTGTGGAGCCTCTCAGTGCTGTTTCTTCATCGGCGGTTCAGATTCATCAATGGTGGGAACAGAGTCCTAACTCATTACTGTTGTTGGCGGAGACTGGTGGTGGTTACTCGTTGGCTAGCTACTACACGTCGTTGGGTTTGTTCGTTATTTCAGTTCCGGGTCTTTGGTCTCTCATCAAACGCTCCGTTAAATCAAAG ATAGTGAGGAAGACGTTCGTTgttggagaaggagaaggagtcAAGAAGGAGCCAAAGCAAGTTGCTGGAGAGATTCTCTCTTTCTTCACAAGGAAGAACTTCAACATCACTGATCGTGGAGAAACGATCAC GTTTGAAGGAACAATGGTTCCGAGTAGAGGACAAGCTGCTCTGCTTACGTTTTGTACATGTATAAGCTTAGCAAGTGTGGGTCTTGTCTTAACCATTACAGTGCCTGATTTTGGAAACAATTGGTTCTTCATTACCATTCTTAGTCCACTCGC AGGAGCGTATTACTGGAAGAAGGCGTCGAGGAAAGAGGAGATAAAGGTGAAGATGATGGTGGGAGAAAATGGTAAATTGAATGAGGTTGTGGTTCAAGGAGATGATGTACAGGTTGAAGAAATGAGGAAGGAGCTTCAGTTTAGTGAGAAAGGCATGGTTTATGTTAAAGGTCTCTTTGAGAGATCATGA
- the LOC103875280 gene encoding nudix hydrolase 13, mitochondrial isoform X3: protein MFLSIGSSQRARCIPYRLVKDEEDSSVDLENKLQVLMVSSPNRHDLVFPKGGWEDDETVLEAASREAMEEAGVKGILREDPLGVWEFRSKSSCEEAECCGGCKGYMFALEVKEELAAWPEQENRERRWLNVKEALELCRYEWMQSALEEFLRVMTEDGSTKEESLSPSGISKRGERQFDSRYCFVVN from the exons ATGTTTCTTTCTATAGGCTCTAGTCAACGAGCCAG ATGCATTCCGTATAGACTGGTGAAAGATGAAGAGGACTCAAGTGTTGACCTTGAAAACAAGCTTCAAGTTCTCATGGTTTCATCTCCTAACCGACACGATCTTGTCTTCCCaaag GGAGGATGGGAAGATGATGAAACTGTTCTTGAAGCTGCTTCTCGTGAAGCCATGGAAGAAGCAGGAGTTAAAGGAATACTAAGA GAAGATCCATTAGGAGTTTGGGAATTTAGAAGCAAGAGTAGTTGTGAGGAAGCTGAATGTTGTGGTGGATGCAAAGGTTACATGTTTGCTTTAGAGGTTAAGGAAGAACTTGCGGCATGGCCAGAGCAAGAAAACCGCGAGAGGAGATGG ctgaatgttaaagaagcttTGGAACTGTGTCGGTATGAGTGGATGCAGAGTGCTCTTGAAGAGTTTCTAAGAGTAATGACAGAAGATGGAAGTACAAAAGAAGAGTCTCTTTCCCCTTCAGGCATTTCAAAGCGAGGAGAACGTCAATTCGATTCTCGGTACTGCTTTGTAGTTAACTAG
- the LOC103875280 gene encoding nudix hydrolase 13, mitochondrial isoform X1: MEAMLMFLADTNRQKTRSFARTGRDRQRYDNNFRLVSGCIPYRLVKDEEDSSVDLENKLQVLMVSSPNRHDLVFPKGGWEDDETVLEAASREAMEEAGVKGILREDPLGVWEFRSKSSCEEAECCGGCKGYMFALEVKEELAAWPEQENRERRWLNVKEALELCRYEWMQSALEEFLRVMTEDGSTKEESLSPSGISKRGERQFDSRYCFVVN; encoded by the exons ATGGAAGCTATGTTGATGTTTCTTGCTGACACCAACAGACAAAAGACAAGAtcttttg CACGTACAGGACGAGACCGTCAACGTTATGACAACAACTTCCGTCTTGTTTCTGG ATGCATTCCGTATAGACTGGTGAAAGATGAAGAGGACTCAAGTGTTGACCTTGAAAACAAGCTTCAAGTTCTCATGGTTTCATCTCCTAACCGACACGATCTTGTCTTCCCaaag GGAGGATGGGAAGATGATGAAACTGTTCTTGAAGCTGCTTCTCGTGAAGCCATGGAAGAAGCAGGAGTTAAAGGAATACTAAGA GAAGATCCATTAGGAGTTTGGGAATTTAGAAGCAAGAGTAGTTGTGAGGAAGCTGAATGTTGTGGTGGATGCAAAGGTTACATGTTTGCTTTAGAGGTTAAGGAAGAACTTGCGGCATGGCCAGAGCAAGAAAACCGCGAGAGGAGATGG ctgaatgttaaagaagcttTGGAACTGTGTCGGTATGAGTGGATGCAGAGTGCTCTTGAAGAGTTTCTAAGAGTAATGACAGAAGATGGAAGTACAAAAGAAGAGTCTCTTTCCCCTTCAGGCATTTCAAAGCGAGGAGAACGTCAATTCGATTCTCGGTACTGCTTTGTAGTTAACTAG
- the LOC103875277 gene encoding alpha-mannosidase At3g26720, with product MAVKCFHSFPLHLLLATIVIGVVSSEYIEYNTAPRIVPEKINVHLVPHSHDDVGWLKTVDQYYVGANNSIRGACVENVIESVIASLLDDQNRKFIYVEMAFFERWWRQQSNAKKVKVKKLVDSGQLEFINGGMCMHDEATPHYIDMIDQTTLGHQFIKSEFGQVPRVGWQIDPFGHSAVQAYLLGAELGFDSLFFARIDYQDRAKRLREKTLEVIWQGSKSLGSSSQIFTGVFPRHYDPPDGFTFEINDVSPPIQDDPSLFDFNVQERVNDFVAAALAQVNVTRTNHIMWLMGTDFRYQYAYSWYRQMDKFIHYVNKDGRLNVLYSTPSIYTDAKYAANESWPLKTDDFFPYADKPNAYWTGYFTSRPAFKRYVRDLSGYYLAARQLEFLRGRSSSGPTTDMLADALAIAQHHDAVSGTQRQHVAADYALRLSMGYLQAEKLVASSLSFLSASKSSTDEKNPDTKFQQCPLLNISYCPASEARLSSGKSLVVVVYNSLGWKREEVVRVPVSSENVIVKDASGKEVVSQILPLSDITLRIRKEYVKAYLGRSPKDTSKHVLAFIASVPPLGFSSYVISETGRTGRGLSASYVTSGSLNQDVEVGQGNLKLLYSEEGVKMSRYLSTKSQVTAEQTYAYYIGSNGTDKDPQASGAYVFRPDGSRPIKSEGQAQLTVVRGPLFDEVHQEFNSWISQITRVYKGKEHAEIEFTVGPIPADDGNSKEVITKLTTTMKTNGTFYTDSNGRDFIKRVRDFRTDWDLQVYQPVAGNYYPINLGIYMQDKTSELSVLVDRAVGGSSLEDGQIELMLHRRMLHDDIRGVGEILNETVCLPDGCKGLTIRGKFYVQIDKPGDGARWRRTFGQEIYSPLLLAFTEQEGDHWINSHKTTFSAFEPSYSLPNNVALLTLQELENGEVLLRLAHLFEVGEDSEYSVMTKVELKKLFNNKKISKVKETSLSGNQEKAEMEKRRLVWKVEGSAGEEVKRGEAVDEEELVVELAPMEIRTFLIRFDDHIELVGEERATTT from the exons ATGGCGGTCAAATGTTTCCACTCCTTTCCTCTCCATCTTCTCCTGGCGACGATCGTGATCGGCGTCGTCAGCTCCGAGTACATAGAGTACAACACAGCACCGAGAATCGTCCCTGAGAAAATCAATGTTCACTTGGTTCCTCACTCCCACGACGACGTCGGATGGCTCAAGACCGTTGACCAGTACTACGTCGGCGCCAATAACTCCATTAGG GGAGCTTGTGTTGAGAATGTAATCGAATCTGTCATCGCTTCGTTGCTGGACGATCAAAATAGAAAGTTCATCTATGTTGAGATG GCCTTCTTTGAAAGATGGTGGAGGCAACAAAGCAATGCCAAGAAGGTTAAGGTGAAGAAGCTTGTTGACTCTGGTCAACTTGAGTTCAT AAATGGTGGGATGTGTATGCACGATGAGGCGACTCCACATTATATTGACATGATTGATCAGACAACACTAGGCCATCAGTTTATCAAAAGTGAGTTTGGTCAGGTTCCTAGAGTCGGTTGGCAAATCGATCCGTTTGGACATTCTGCGGTACAAGCTTACTTGCTTGGTGCGGAG TTAGGCTTTGACTCGCTGTTTTTCGCTAGAATTGACTACCAAGATCGTgcaaagagattaagagagaagaCACTTGAGGTTATTTGGCAAGGTTCCAAGTCCCTAGGCTCATCTTCACag ATATTCACCGGAGTATTCCCAAGACATTATGACCCTCCTGATGGTTTCACATTTGAGATAAATGATGTATCACCTCCTATCCAG GATGATCCTAGCCTTTTTGACTTCAATGTTCAAGAGCGTGTCAACGACTTTGTAGCTGCAGCCCTTGCACAG GTCAATGTAACCAGGACAAATCATATCATGTGGTTAATGGGAACTGACTTCCGGTACCAGTATGCATATTCATGGTACAGACAGATGGACAAGTTTATTCATTATGTTAACAAG GATGGGCGTCTAAATGTTCTGTATTCGACACCATCTATCTACACCGATGCAAAATATGCTGCAAACGAGTCGTGGCCCCTCAAGACTGATGATTTCTTCCC GTATGCGGACAAACCTAATGCATACTGGACAGGGTACTTTACGAGCAGGCCAGCGTTTAAAAGATATGTGAGGGATCTAAGCGGTTACTATCTG GCAGCTCGACAATTGGAATTCTTGAGAGGTAGGAGCAGTTCAGGACCAACAACTGATATGTTAGCTGATGCTTTGGCAATTGCGCAACACCATGATGCAGTTAGTGGTACACAAAGACAGCATGTGGCTGCAGATTATGCTCTTAGACTCTCAATGGGTTACCTGCAG GCCGAGAAGTTGGTTGCCTCTTCCCTTTCCTTTTTATCAGCATCAAAATCAAGTACTGATGAGAAGAATCCCGACACAAAATTTCAGCAG TGTCCCTTGCTTAATATTAGTTACTGTCCAGCATCTGAAGCTCGTTTGTCCAGCGGCAAAAGCCTG GTGGTTGTTGTGTACAATTCTCTAGGATGGAAACGGGAGGAAGTTGTCCGAGTTCCT GTGTCGTCTGAAAATGTTATCGTGAAAGATGCGTCTGGGAAAGAAGTCGTGTCGCAGATTCTACCTCTTTCAGACATCACACTGAGAATAAGAAAGGAATATGTCAAAGCATATCTTGGAAGATCACCAAAGGATACTTCTAAACATGTGCTTGCATTTATAGCTTCAGTACCACCTCTTGGGTTCAGCTCGTATGTCATCTCAGAAACTGGACGAACAG GGCGTGGACTATCTGCGTCATATGTTACTTCTGGAAGCTTGAATCAAGATGTAGAAGTTGGCCAAGGAAATCTGAAGTTACTCTATTCAGAAGAGGGTGTGAAAATGAGTCGTTATTTAAGTACCAAAAGTCAG GTTACTGCAGAACAAACATATGCTTATTACATTGGAAGCAATGGAACTGACAAGGATCCACAG GCTTCTGGAGCTTACGTTTTTCGACCAGATGGTTCACGTCCAATTAAATCTGAAGGACAG GCTCAATTGACTGTTGTTCGGGGACCTTTGTTTGATGAAGTGCACCAAGAGTTTAACTCCTGGATATCACAG ATTACCAGAGTGTACAAGGGAAAAGAACATGCTGAAATTGAGTTCACT GTTGGGCCTATCCCAGCTGATGATGGTAATAGCAAGGAGGTTATCACTAAACTTACAACCACCATGAAGACAAATGGAACATTTTACACAGACTCTAACGGTCGAGACTTCATCAAACGG GTTAGGGACTTCAGAACAGATTGGGACTTGCAAGTGTACCAACCAGTTGCTGGGAACTATTATCCT ATAAATCTTGGGATATACATGCAAGATAAAACTTCAGAGCTATCGGTGTTGGTAGATCGCGCTGTGGGGGGATCCAGCTTAGAGGACGGCCAGATCGAGTTGATGCTTCATCG GAGAATGCTTCATGATGACATTAGAGGTGTTGGCGAGATTCTTAACGAAACCGTCTGTCTCCCTGATGGATGCAAAGGATTGACG ATACGAGGGAAGTTTTACGTACAGATAGACAAACCTGGAGATGGTGCAAGATGGCGTCGAACATTTGGTCAAGAAATATATTCTCCACTGCTTCTGGCATTCACGGAACAG GAAGGAGATCATTGGATTAATTCACATAAGACGACATTCTCAGCGTTTGAACCGTCATACTCATTACCAAATAACGTCGCATTACTCACCCTCCAG GAGTTGGAAAATGGGGAAGTTCTTTTAAGGCTTGCTCACTTGTTCGAG GTTGGGGAGGATAGTGAGTACTCAGTCATGACAAAAGTAGAGCTAAAGAAACTATTCAACAACAAAAAG ATAAGCAAAGTGAAAGAGACAAGTCTCTCAGGGAACCAAGAGAAAGCGGAAATGGAGAAGAGAAGGCTAGTCTGGAAAGTAGAAGGCTCGGCAGGGGAAGAAGTGAAGAGAGGAGAAGCTGTGGACGAGGAAGAGCTAGTGGTTGAGCTTGCTCCAATGGAAATCCGAACCTTCTTGATCAGGTTTGATGATCACATTGAATTGGTTGGTGAAGAGAGAGCAACAACAACATAG